The genomic segment CTGGAGCTTTTTCAAGAACATAATTGATAATATATTTAATCATGTCTTCAGCTAACTCCATATCATCCTCTAAATTAGCAAAAGCAATCTCTGGCTCAATCATCCAGAACTCTGCAGCATGACGAGCGGTATTCGAATTCTCCGCTCGGAAAGTTGGGCCAAAGGTATATACATTTCGAAAGGCCATGCAGTAGGTTTCAGCATTGAGCTGCCCACTTACCGTCAGATTCGTTTCCTTTCCAAAAAAATCTTTGCTGAAATCGATTTTCCCCTCTTCTGTCCGTGGTAAAGCATTTAAATCTAAAGTAGTTACGCGGAACATTTCCCCGGCCCCTTCAGCATCACTCCCGGTAATAAGCGGCGTATTTACATAGACGAAACCTCGCTCCTGAAAAAATTGATGAATCGCGAAGGCGACTATGGAACGCACCCGGAAAACAGCAGCAAATGTATTCGTTCGAGGACGCAAATGGGCAATCGTCCGCAAATATTCAAAGGAATGCCGTTTCTTTTGGAGAGGATAATCTGAAGCACACTCTCCTTCAACAACGATCGTTTGAGCTTTAAGCTCAAAGGGTTGCTTTGCTCCGGGTGATTCAGCTAAGATACCCTTAACGATAAGCGAGGTTCCGGTCGTTAATTTCGTGATTTCCGCGTAATTCTCCAAACCCTCTTCAAAAACAACTTGAATATTTTTAAAGAAAGTCCCATCGTTTAACTCTATAAAGCCAAACGCTTTCGAGGCGCGGAGAGTCCGAACCCATCCTGAGACCTCTATTTCTTGATTTAAATACAGCGCAGAATTTCGGTAAATATCTTTAATTAAAGTGCTCTTCATCCATAAAATCTCCCTTCACTCTGATTCTATTATGTTGATGTGATTTAAATTTGATTCGCAATTTATCTGAATAATAAATTCCACCCCGCACCTCCAAAATCCTTCTTCTTTCTAATCTATCGTCAGTTGTCACTCATAAACAAAGAGGGCTGAGTCCATTTTTCTCCTCATTTATTCTCATTGTACAAACGAATCCAATAATGAATACAATACACATAACATTTATACGAAGGAAAATGCAGTTTTATCGA from the Desulfitobacterium metallireducens DSM 15288 genome contains:
- the asnS gene encoding asparagine--tRNA ligase, whose protein sequence is MKSTLIKDIYRNSALYLNQEIEVSGWVRTLRASKAFGFIELNDGTFFKNIQVVFEEGLENYAEITKLTTGTSLIVKGILAESPGAKQPFELKAQTIVVEGECASDYPLQKKRHSFEYLRTIAHLRPRTNTFAAVFRVRSIVAFAIHQFFQERGFVYVNTPLITGSDAEGAGEMFRVTTLDLNALPRTEEGKIDFSKDFFGKETNLTVSGQLNAETYCMAFRNVYTFGPTFRAENSNTARHAAEFWMIEPEIAFANLEDDMELAEDMIKYIINYVLEKAPEEMAFFNEFVDKNLLERLNNIVQSDFERVTYTRAIELLEKVKDQFEYPVEWGTDLQTEHERYLTEQVFKKPIFVIDYPKDIKAFYMRMNEDQKTVAAMDLLVPGIGEIIGGSQREERLEALEKRMKELGLKQEDYSWYLDLRKYGGTHHAGYGLGFERIIMYLTGISNIRDVIAFPRTVKNAEF